One Salvia splendens isolate huo1 chromosome 1, SspV2, whole genome shotgun sequence genomic window, ccaggagtctgtttttgtttttttgtagagtcgttcttggggaccgtgcattgaaattcgccttatttctttctcttgtctttcatacttgaggacaagcatggtttaagtgtgagcagtttgataaggctaatttcatgcatcggtctaggggttttatttcgtgaaattactgggtctaacgcatgttttaagccaggtgtgtgaaggttttcgctagatccaggaaaagaagaggacgcttgcatagtcctaggaaactggcgaaagagcggacattatgaaagaaattgcttgacggaggaagcctcggagttgaagggtagaatagggatttctacgaagactctagaaggctatgtccgcatctataaaaggaagaagcatgcaagctggagggaccttctcggtggaggcctcacgaacagcctgttgctcagttcacttttcacatacttggttctaattcgcggaggatctcgggttcgcgctggggttcacatttagctttccgatagtgtttgtgggttgtaacaccgtccttctctggggcgaagaaacaatttatttctgttttcttttcgtttctgctgaattcgccgagcttcgctgttcgaagctcggtcctcttttgtttctggatatttctctacttttatgcaagtttcgttttcgcgcTTACGTAGATCGTGATGATTTTgtgattgattgtgtttacttgaattctggagttggattgttggagttggttgttttcgtggttattttctggattattgcaggttaatggtgagatctggaagaatggagtttgtttgtggatgaatcggggttttgttttgctgatgttgtggagttgtttgtgattgtggaatctggagttgatcggagcagatctgtgagaatcggagttatggagttgattttgttggttgttgagttcggatggcttggatccggagtggattaagcgtctgaagtgattctgagcaggagtgttttaattttatgcctagcttacgtgttttcatttcatttcgcctagtttatgtagatctgatgtatttccgattcatagcaagtttccggcgtccaaatctttatattctgtttgaatctaggagtgtgctctgttttcttcatctgcgagtttagtttagttgcgaaggtgcatgtcgtagttagttggagcatgggttggttatctgcagctttttaccgtacttgctatttctggaaatatggtccccactgttatttgattactgtttagctagattaggtagtcgtttgcttagtctagggagtaattgtgtctttcggtatTGATGTCTGAATCCAGTAAGTTtttgtgtcctaggtctagcgtttacatttcttgcctagatctagtggtagtttaaatctcaacccctttgtgtggcagcagccgtttgtttccatagtctcttagcactactttgcgaatccatctctgtgggatcgaccccacttccctatactaattcatagtattcgggttgagggatttatttttgaaggggagtcgagtgtgtccaacgacaaaaacactgtagttctctagagttcctggacccagtgatccagtggatttaaggaaaTGAGTCATGCCAGTGAATAGAGAAGTGGCAGTTttgtgtcaagcaatgaacacaagcgaGTATCAGATGAGGGAGCTAAGCCTGAAGCATTCTAAATTCTGTCCAAAATCGGAGCTAGCTAGTCAAGGAATAACACCTtaatgtggcgagtgtggaaagGTTCTGCTCGGTCCCaggaaaaaaaagggggaaaaaaaaaaatgacaacAGAAGTAACGagaaaaaatcccttgccccaggaaaaagatgttcccagaaAGAATTGAAAAACTTCCACCAGGCtgaagtatgcttatctagaggagaacgaaTAACTTTTCCCCACCCTGTGATTATCACAGCACTTgaaccgagggacaagaagagtgggactgctgaaggtaatgccgaagaaacaagaagctAAAAATTTTTTTGGGTATGGGTGGACACTTCTCTGACCTGGTAAGAGAGGAATTAGTCTATGATTTTgttgcatgcatcacatcctcTTGGATGAAGGAGCGAAAGCCCTGCAtagatcctcaacgcaaattgaatcctaacatatGAAGGGAAGGAAGTGCTGAAAAAGTatgaaactactctccctaggaatcaattttatattccataccagacagtgaatgggtgagtccagtccatatggtacccaagaagtcaggaatacaggtggtcaagaacgacacgAATGAATTGgttgcccaccagactagtttactgggtggaggatgtgcatcgattataggaagttaaatgaagcgaccaagaaagaccatttccctctaccttcaTTGACCaatgctggagaggctagcaggcaagcaatacttctgtttcctagacgggtatagtgggtattttcagatctatgtggatcccgaggactaggagaagacaactttcacgtgtcctttcggcacgtacgcttacaggaggatgccgtttggcctgtgcaatgcgccaggcacttttcagcggtgtatgatgagtatcttctcggatcttttggaggactgcatcgagatttttatggacgacttcactgtgtacgggaattcatttgactcatgtttggctagtttggatatagtattgagaaggtgccaggaaaaacatttggttttgaacttcgagaaatgccactttatggtccctgagggaattgtccttgggcacgtagtctcggaaagaggtatacaggtagaccaggcaaagattgaggtgatctcgaaactgccttacccaacgaatcagaaggaggtgagaggattcctagggcatgcaggattttataggaggttcataaaagacttcgcaaaaattgctcagccactcacccacttgttgcataacgatgttgattttatctttgatgaggaatgcaaaaaggcttttcggttgttaaaagacaggctagtatctgcgcctattattagagcgcccgactggaatctaccctttgagattatgtgtgacgcaagcgattatgccgtggagcggtgctaggtcaaagagttgatgggaaaagctatgtgatcttttatgcttcaaaaacgctaaatcaagctcagagaaattatgacactactgaaaaagaaatgctggcggtagtatactcatttgagaaatttcgcccgtacttgcttgggtcgagggtgatagtcttcaccgaccacgcggctataaagtacctgttggaaaagaaagaatccaagccgagattaatccgatgggtgttgcttttgcaggaattcgattgggaagtcagagacaaaaagggaacagaaaataaagtagccgatcatctgagcaggatatttcaaggggagaccgaggaagcaataccggatgcattcccagaggaacatttgtactacgtaaaaaaaattcctcgacctatcagctgggaagagattatggtgttaacaggtccaggggatgccgaaaagggaaatgtcatcaaaacgctgagccatggttcgcagacctggcaaattacttagtcactggagaggtgcccagttcgcaagtaatttcccgggcccagaagatgaaattgaaaagcgaggccaagtactatttctgggatgacccgtatttgtggcgaataggagccgaccaagtaatccggaggtgtattccggagtgggaacagagggatgtgctgaatcatttgccatgccctagcttgtggaggtcactttggacctaggaagaccgcaaggaaggcgttagatagtggtttttactggcctacattgcataaggatgcgttcgagttttgtcagaattgtgagaggtgtcaacagactgggggaatctccaaaagagatgaaatgccgcaagtctcggtgatcgtttgtgaaattttcgatgtttggggaatggacttcatgggtccattcccatcttcatacgggaatacatacatactagtggcagtggattatgtttcgaaatggatagaagccaaggcgaccacatcttgcgaagctaaggaggtatcgaagtttctaagagctaatatcttcaatcggtacggagtgcccagagctataatatctgacaatgggacgcatttccgcaaccggactattgaagctttgatgagaaagtatggcgtccaccacagactgtctacaccttatcatcctcaatctaacggccaggaggaaatatccaacagagagataaaggcgatactggaaaagacggttaatccgtccagaaaagactggagtaagaggcttggagacgcactatgggcttaccgaACGgcgtacaagacgcctattgggatgtcaccatataggcttgtgttcggcaaaatgtgtcacttgcccgtgggagtagaacaccgagcatattgggcggtcaaggagataaacatgagaTCCGAATcttgcgaggaagagaggaaattgcagctgcaggagttggaggagctaaggctggagtcatatgaatcggcaatgtggtacaaagaaaaaacaagactttggcatgacaagaacctccgagtcaaggaattgcaagttgggcagaaagttctcctattccaatcccggctcaagttgatgcctggtaagctgaagtccaaatgggtcggaccatacactgttgtgagtcttcgtgcaaatggagcagtagagatccagggaagtgctccaaactctactccatttcttgtcaatggccatagggtgaaggtatttagggataattcggagatgtgtgtagtggacgaaatgccactacgcgcactccctgatatcgcctaatcgatctgggaagtgagtgttcttagagaatttcctaggtccagcatccaagaagttttaacatgtcctgacctagggaatcttgagaacacttgaacataaaatgtaaatatttaatcgctttctttaaaatcaagaaaaacccaaacaaatcagaaaaaaataatcttccaaaaatattttcgaaatactagactccttaaggaatgtttttgatactgtcataccctagacccggggagtctggcgtttcaattttttagtttaatgtctttctctaagtgtgattttgcagaaggaagttacttgggcaggaaattgagaagtaaaattttggagggagttggcaccggttcggatttcaaaagacacCTTTATGGGAGGCGTACAGTCGCTGGCGTCAAGCATGCAACCCACCTGCAGAAACAGTCCTCGCCCATACTTATCGGATAATACcgtgttcttttatttttacttacttactcccccctcccacttacttactctctctctctacatcccaaattctctctaggttttcttttctaaccctaatcgaaGAGGTTTCCGCCCAAGTCtttgtcaaaaaattttgcagaattctccatggataacaagcaaagtGCAGGGAACACCTCAGGATCCGTCGATTCAAatgcggcggcgtttatggcagacatgctacaaaaatttgggggaccagaaaaggcgatggaggcgtttgccatgttcgcggctgtaatggggaaatccgtaccaaccgcttcaacatcctccgcaccaCCACCAGAGACCGTTCAAGAAACCACCGCTGAGCCGGAGGCCGTCGCAGAACCCACTGTCGCCGTTTCAGAACCAACCACTGCAGAAACTCGCGAAGACGAagcagatctggccgcggggttggagttgttggccgtaagtgCACCTAGGTTAGGATCTgccactgagggggaaacccctgttttagaGGATAGAGTGGTTGgtgtttctgagggggaaacccctgttactgatagccgtgttgagggggaaacccctgttttggaggagtttgttgagggggaaacccctgttgatgGAGATGAAATTTTAGAGGGCAACGAAGCCCTAGATGCTGAAAGAaatgtggagggggaaaccccagaagtggttgggggcgacgaagccctaattactgaggaagatgtcagagagggggaaacccctgagaaGTCTGCGGGTACAGAAACCCACGTTGGAGAAGGTTCGGAGGGGATAGAGACTCCTGTTTATTTTacaggggcaaccccattgttgaacGAGGAAGGAGAAGCCCTCGGTGCTGAGAATGTCCAAGAACCCGTCGATGTCGGGTTGGAGTTGATagtggatctgactgatgtccccgaaGGCACCGATTCACCGATTAACGCAAGGGAAGCGCGGAGACAGGCTCGTCGGAGCctgcttgatgagatagatgaaaccgtccagcagacggaggAAGAAATGCTAGGTCCAGAAGCCACAGCACCTGAACAGGCAGAATCTCCCAGACCGAGCAGAGGGGAGAGTGATGCAGAGGAACGTCGCCACGCGgccgagaagaaaaggaaggggaaacaaattgctccttccaaGACCAAGAAGGCGAAAGGGAAATCCACTGAATCCCCACTTCCTCTACCTaccaaggtaccatacgctgcAGAGCCCGAGGATTCTGCTGGGTCTAGTGAGtctgaagaagaacaagaagaggagctcaactttgagccaactgAGATCTGGATTACAAGCAAGCTCCTGGACGAGATGAGAAAGTTTGACGACCCCGAAACGCGCAACCATCCACAAGGAGAAGAGTGCCCAGGACAAGTACGCTAAGTCTGGAAAAATGtacagctcatcggagctcaagcagatcgcttgcaatgatgaattccgaacttatatcgacgcaatcggctttgattggttgctcaagcacagcacCGCCGAAGTTCCAATCGACCTGGCAAGGGAATTCTtctccaccttccgatttaagtccaccacCGATCTGAATGCTGACTCCATCAAATTccggctcttcaatgaagagcatgtgatgagcatccgtgaatggactctacggatgggaCTGCTTACGCGCACAGAGGATGATGAGGGTTTGTGGAGCGAGAGAATGATTGGTCCGCCGAAACTGACGCCGGGATTCAAGACGCAGAACGCATGGGAGTTTGTGGCTCACCCTAGGGTAGGTCAGTTCAAAACCAGCTGGTCGAAGGCCCACCATATTGAGAacagggtcctgcgattcgcccagaccttcattagctacaacctgatgggcacagctaacaacgctctgacgacccccgacttgtactttacttggtgcatggccaagggagtacgtgttcacttgggctattggttagcccaagcctgccatcaagtgacagccaacccttcccgacatctttacacatgccaccttctagGGGCTTACCTGCAACGCAACGTTATTATGAAAATCCACAAGTCCTGcagagaagtgaagatgtgtctacccccggagGTGTTCAACGTGGACtattttttcaacaaggggctgcTCATTACACAGGGAAGGGACGTGTGCTTTTATGAGGTTGGTCAGTCGGAGGCGCAGACGAAGCAGGAGCCTGAGATGGTGGAGGCGAAGGATACCGCTGACATGGAAGCcggagccaggatagaagtagaagaagtaaggaaagaggttggatggatgaggtcagagatgaaaatggttttggaggggattgtggccctacggggtaaaggaaTGGACCGTGCTGAGGTTGCAGAAGTCAGAAAGTTAGTTGAGGAAGTGAGAAGCGACGTAGAGAATGTGAGGAAGGAGGTAATCGGTGTACGAAAAGAAGTGACGGAGATACGGAGGGAAATGGGGAGAAGTAGAGAGGAGGTCGTAGCCCTGAAGGGGTGTATCACCGACCTAGTGGCAGAATCGTCAAGGCGTTCCGACAGGATGGCGGAGGTCGTcgcactgatgatgaagatgacgaagtgGCTTCAAGCGAAGTTCCCCGAGACACTGATGGGACTTCCTGAACCTAGCGGCGGTTCCAAGACGCCGGGTCAAGGGAGtctagctgtgcagaagccgccacaagcccaAAGGCCTCAGACCACCCCGTCTTCCTCCAGGCCTGTACTTTTGAGGAAAACCGTACCCCAACCCACAGAAGATCAGAAGGAGACGCCGGAgtcaccggcaagaaagaaagttaAAATGACCCAACAGACAGTGccacccaagtctggctcccgcgggggccagaacccgaattgaatttcccccagaaccaagtaacttttacttttctgtcttttacttttcgtttttctttcacttgtgttttttatgtgccagcatgcatcgttctgtatatatgtgttataccttcctacacttagcccaatttttggtctaagtgtgagaaggggttactttgttttgattttgtatGTTGcgttttctcccacttagcccgatgttcggtctaagtgtgagaagttttgttttttttttgtgcttTGTTTGCGTTTGTGTCTGTtgtctgctgttcttacttccttttccccccttcactaggatagcttggggacaagcttgagtgaagtaggagggggggagtaagtataaTGTTCGTATTCTTTATGTTTTAagagtctttaggatgtgtgtttcacatgagctagtgagataataaggcaggtttcccttagtgagaacgattgaagagagaatgcatgtcaactttgacaccttcttccttaataaaccaaAGGTGGTCTGAATGAAGTTGGGAAGATGGAAAAAGCCCTAGATAAcccagctgtgcagccctactataagagcgatttataagcctaaacacttttttttgtgctaacatgtaaattgggctgccacttgatgcttagggagtagagtatgaaaaaaaggaaatggaggtataagctggacgaagtccaggaaatggaggtataagttggacgaagtccaggggagaaataaactaaaaattcggaggtataagctggacgaagtccagggggaaaaatatatatataaaagggggaatagaagggaaaaaaaaagaaatctaagggcaggaagcaatagtaacctgacccaagatttaaaaggaaaaggggactgtagaaaggagaaactcttataacccgaagcatcagtggtgtgtcattgacttaagagtgaatcgatcctaacatccctggtgaggaatgagtgatcgagcgaacctaacagctggggtgtcaataggctatcttgacgaactgacggaccgtttaggtagaagagggaagggggaagatttgaagactgtagacgatcggattgaacttaagcttgtggggacggttgcctaaaagtcgaacatagttcatgcttgtttgtgttttgattctttgtgttgttttttttcttttttttttataagtcttttttttttgccagttgtctaggtccaggagtctgtttttgtttttatttgtagagtcgttcttggggaccgtgcattgaaattcgc contains:
- the LOC121741254 gene encoding eukaryotic translation initiation factor 5B-like, giving the protein MKTVQQTEEEMLGPEATAPEQAESPRPSRGESDAEERRHAAEKKRKGKQIAPSKTKKAKGKSTESPLPLPTKVPYAAEPEDSAGSSESEEEQEEELNFEPTEIWITSKLLDEMRKFDDPETRNHPQGEECPGQGRDVCFYEVGQSEAQTKQEPEMVEAKDTADMEAGARIEVEEEGEALGAENVQEPVDVGLELIVDLTDVPEGTDSPINAREARRQARRSLLDEIDETVQQTEEEMLGPEATAPEQAESPRPSRGESDAEERRHAAEKKRKGKQIAPSKTKKAKGKSTESPLPLPTKVPYAAEPEDSAGSSESEEEQEEELNFEPTEIWITSKLLDEMRKFDDPETRNHPQGEECPGQVR